The genomic interval TCGGTTTTCCACAGGGTGCAATCGTGAATGGTGATTCCAATTTCTTCTTGTAGTTCACGGCGCAAAGCTTGCTCAACCGTCTCGCCAGCTTCGAGCTTGCCACCAGGAAACTCCCAGAAGCCTGCGTAGGCTTTGCCTTCAGGACGACTGGTGAGCAAGAAGGCATCGTCACCGCGCATCAACACACCGACCGCCACTTGCACCAAGCTGCGGTCGATCGAACGCGGCTGGTCTGCATCGACCACGCGCACTTCAGCGTCCGTCATGATTTAAGTAGCGCGTTTGCCCGCGTAGTCGCGAGCAAACTGATACGCCACACGGCCACTGCGCGAAGCGCGCTCTAGAGCCCAAACCAAAGCCTCAGGCTTGGCCGCTTCAATTTCAGCAGGCTTGAACCCAAACGACGAGAGCCACTGTGCAGCAATGGTCAGGTATTCATCTTGGCTGAAGGGGTAAAAGCTTACCCAC from Limnohabitans curvus carries:
- a CDS encoding NUDIX domain-containing protein, with the translated sequence MTDAEVRVVDADQPRSIDRSLVQVAVGVLMRGDDAFLLTSRPEGKAYAGFWEFPGGKLEAGETVEQALRRELQEEIGITIHDCTLWKTERIDYPHALVQLNFCKVTQWSGELQMLESQSFAWQQLPVAVKPVLPGTVPVLQWFAQERAFVGETHSV